The Mytilus galloprovincialis chromosome 4, xbMytGall1.hap1.1, whole genome shotgun sequence genome contains a region encoding:
- the LOC143072480 gene encoding C-C chemokine receptor type 1-like isoform X1: MAYKFPDFDYIEADKMEYNISDISDQIGFSLPSTVTPPTANISFVNPSQYYSKYIPEKTIVGRYVTLLTYSIGFPGNIFALCIWLQKRMSNSSGYYLAALALSDLLFLTLQVFHELNDTWEISTLDVKFLCEFYPIIFMTSQYLSPLLVLAFTVERYISICHPFKRERFCTTTRAMIVIVCLAIFCLCMNLIQGYFWSYNSQFAKCLPRPSAIKNGDKSLWSVWTWFSETVVFMLVPLLILFFNVLVINEARRLSKFEKHQLKSHAKSHGNATTVMLIAVSFYHIFTTFPVTIAVALYVQYSVEPEDTLSLVNSTMPYLSDNSTYNLVDASALTHQWSSHFRYILVKSIIEEIGLTHYAFNFYIYLITGKIFREEFLSFVRRIICRKEKKHIPSWNTEYTNVRTDPESSNHLTVRMINGQPNGHSGNDKIVDDSETPL, encoded by the coding sequence GCTGACAAAATGGAATACAACATTTCAGATATATCGGATCAGATTGGCTTTTCTCTTCCTTCAACAGTAACTCCTCCTACTGCAAATATCTCATTTGTTAATCCGTCTCAGTATTATTCTAAATATATACCAGAGAAGACAATAGTAGGACGATATGTGACGTTATTGACCTACAGCATAGGATTCCCTGGAAACATATTCGCTTTATGCATATGGTTACAAAAACGGATGTCGAATTCCTCCGGATATTACCTTGCAGCTTTAGCTTTGTCGGATTTGTTATTTCTTACATTGCAAGTGTTTCATGAACTGAATGATACCTGGGAAATTAGCACACTTGATGTTAAATTTCTTTGTGAATTCTATCCAATTATTTTTATGACATCACAATACTTATCGCCGTTGTTAGTTTTAGCCTTTACAGTTGAAAGATATATTTCAATTTGCCATCCATTTAAGCGGGAAAGATTCTGCACTACAACACGTGCTATGATAGTGATCGTCTGTCTCGCAATATTTTGCCTTTGCATGAACCTCATACAAGGCTATTTTTGGTCGTACAATTCTCAATTTGCCAAGTGTCTTCCTCGTCCTTCAGCAATAAAAAATGGCGATAAATCTCTTTGGTCAGTTTGGACCTGGTTTTCGGAGACCGTGGTATTTATGTTAGTACCgctgttgattttattttttaatgtccTTGTAATAAATGAGGCCAGAAGACTCTCAAAGTTTGAAAAACATCAGTTAAAATCTCACGCCAAATCTCACGGAAATGCTACAACAGTGATGTTAATTGCAGTTTCATTTTACCATATATTCACGACTTTTCCAGTGACAATAGCTGTGGCGTTGTATGTTCAATACAGTGTGGAACCTGAAGACACGCTTTCGTTAGTGAACAGTACTATGCCTTATTTATCAGACAACTCAACATACAACTTAGTAGATGCCTCAGCGTTGACCCATCAGTGGTCTAGTCATTTTCGATACATACTTGTTAAAAGTATCATTGAAGAGATTGGTTTGACTCATTATGCTTtcaacttttatatttatttgataacgGGTAAAATATTTCGAGAGGAATTTCTATCTTTTGTTCGAAGGATAATTTGTCGTAAGGAGAAAAAACATATTCCATCTTGGAATACCGAATACACAAATGTTCGAACAGACCCAGAGAGTTCAAATCATTTAACAGTGCGCATGATAAATGGTCAACCGAATGGACATAGCGGAAACGACAAGATCGTTGACGATTCAGAGACGCCATTATGA
- the LOC143072480 gene encoding C-C chemokine receptor type 1-like isoform X2: MEYNISDISDQIGFSLPSTVTPPTANISFVNPSQYYSKYIPEKTIVGRYVTLLTYSIGFPGNIFALCIWLQKRMSNSSGYYLAALALSDLLFLTLQVFHELNDTWEISTLDVKFLCEFYPIIFMTSQYLSPLLVLAFTVERYISICHPFKRERFCTTTRAMIVIVCLAIFCLCMNLIQGYFWSYNSQFAKCLPRPSAIKNGDKSLWSVWTWFSETVVFMLVPLLILFFNVLVINEARRLSKFEKHQLKSHAKSHGNATTVMLIAVSFYHIFTTFPVTIAVALYVQYSVEPEDTLSLVNSTMPYLSDNSTYNLVDASALTHQWSSHFRYILVKSIIEEIGLTHYAFNFYIYLITGKIFREEFLSFVRRIICRKEKKHIPSWNTEYTNVRTDPESSNHLTVRMINGQPNGHSGNDKIVDDSETPL; the protein is encoded by the coding sequence ATGGAATACAACATTTCAGATATATCGGATCAGATTGGCTTTTCTCTTCCTTCAACAGTAACTCCTCCTACTGCAAATATCTCATTTGTTAATCCGTCTCAGTATTATTCTAAATATATACCAGAGAAGACAATAGTAGGACGATATGTGACGTTATTGACCTACAGCATAGGATTCCCTGGAAACATATTCGCTTTATGCATATGGTTACAAAAACGGATGTCGAATTCCTCCGGATATTACCTTGCAGCTTTAGCTTTGTCGGATTTGTTATTTCTTACATTGCAAGTGTTTCATGAACTGAATGATACCTGGGAAATTAGCACACTTGATGTTAAATTTCTTTGTGAATTCTATCCAATTATTTTTATGACATCACAATACTTATCGCCGTTGTTAGTTTTAGCCTTTACAGTTGAAAGATATATTTCAATTTGCCATCCATTTAAGCGGGAAAGATTCTGCACTACAACACGTGCTATGATAGTGATCGTCTGTCTCGCAATATTTTGCCTTTGCATGAACCTCATACAAGGCTATTTTTGGTCGTACAATTCTCAATTTGCCAAGTGTCTTCCTCGTCCTTCAGCAATAAAAAATGGCGATAAATCTCTTTGGTCAGTTTGGACCTGGTTTTCGGAGACCGTGGTATTTATGTTAGTACCgctgttgattttattttttaatgtccTTGTAATAAATGAGGCCAGAAGACTCTCAAAGTTTGAAAAACATCAGTTAAAATCTCACGCCAAATCTCACGGAAATGCTACAACAGTGATGTTAATTGCAGTTTCATTTTACCATATATTCACGACTTTTCCAGTGACAATAGCTGTGGCGTTGTATGTTCAATACAGTGTGGAACCTGAAGACACGCTTTCGTTAGTGAACAGTACTATGCCTTATTTATCAGACAACTCAACATACAACTTAGTAGATGCCTCAGCGTTGACCCATCAGTGGTCTAGTCATTTTCGATACATACTTGTTAAAAGTATCATTGAAGAGATTGGTTTGACTCATTATGCTTtcaacttttatatttatttgataacgGGTAAAATATTTCGAGAGGAATTTCTATCTTTTGTTCGAAGGATAATTTGTCGTAAGGAGAAAAAACATATTCCATCTTGGAATACCGAATACACAAATGTTCGAACAGACCCAGAGAGTTCAAATCATTTAACAGTGCGCATGATAAATGGTCAACCGAATGGACATAGCGGAAACGACAAGATCGTTGACGATTCAGAGACGCCATTATGA